In Nostoc sp. CENA543, a single genomic region encodes these proteins:
- a CDS encoding DUF928 domain-containing protein, with the protein MKFRGLASALSVIAVLASGTWSSVYAVTFTPPSTNNAPRQSTGGASRGNFFNPVPGKGAPKQTTGGASRGNLFTPVASKGAPRQTTGGASRGNLFTPVDGKGAPRQATGGASRGNLFTPVAGKGTPRQATGGASRGDLFTPVDGKGAPTQASGGASRVGTYYLNPSTVSSAGPAALIALLPQNFYGTTVSERPTILVHIPASGAKEAVFSLKDEQGNTQYQTTISIDGQSGIVGVKLPAEAPTLAVGKNYQWFLAVKVDGQLSPSTPYVDGWIQRIQPSAELATAMQEKDPLKRAAAFGKHGVWYDCVTTLAGVYSQQNSNVALTKQWEELLSSVSLQEIVKAPVLVAAN; encoded by the coding sequence ATGAAATTTCGAGGTTTAGCTAGTGCCTTGAGCGTCATCGCTGTGCTAGCTAGTGGTACATGGAGCAGTGTCTACGCTGTGACATTCACACCACCAAGCACCAATAATGCTCCCAGACAATCTACAGGGGGAGCTTCTCGTGGTAACTTCTTTAACCCTGTGCCGGGGAAGGGCGCGCCCAAACAAACAACGGGCGGTGCTTCCAGAGGCAATCTATTCACACCTGTAGCGAGTAAAGGTGCGCCCAGACAAACAACAGGCGGTGCTTCTAGAGGTAATCTATTCACACCTGTGGATGGAAAAGGTGCGCCCAGACAAGCAACAGGCGGTGCTTCTAGAGGTAATCTATTCACACCTGTAGCTGGTAAAGGCACACCCAGACAAGCAACAGGCGGTGCTTCTAGAGGTGATCTATTTACACCTGTGGATGGGAAAGGCGCACCCACACAAGCAAGTGGGGGAGCATCACGCGTTGGGACTTATTACCTAAATCCCTCAACTGTGAGTTCAGCAGGCCCAGCCGCCTTAATTGCACTCCTACCCCAAAACTTCTACGGTACCACAGTATCAGAACGTCCCACGATTTTGGTTCATATCCCAGCCTCTGGTGCTAAGGAAGCTGTGTTTAGCTTGAAAGATGAACAAGGTAATACACAGTATCAAACGACCATTTCCATTGATGGGCAATCTGGAATAGTGGGAGTTAAATTACCCGCAGAAGCACCAACTTTAGCTGTTGGGAAAAACTACCAATGGTTCTTGGCAGTCAAAGTTGACGGGCAACTCAGTCCCAGCACGCCTTATGTTGATGGTTGGATTCAGCGTATCCAACCAAGTGCTGAATTAGCCACAGCAATGCAGGAAAAAGATCCTCTGAAACGGGCAGCAGCATTTGGAAAACATGGTGTTTGGTATGACTGTGTCACCACACTCGCCGGAGTGTACAGTCAGCAAAATAGCAATGTGGCTCTGACTAAGCAATGGGAAGAATTACTTTCTTCCGTGAGCTTACAAGAGATTGTGAAAGCTCCTGTTTTAGTAGCTGCTAACTAA
- a CDS encoding CHAT domain-containing protein: MPAATNYASTYNAKAITSENGNWLEQGRNLYRSGRFTEAATAWQASVQHYHSQGDRLNEALSLSYLSLVQQELNQWEAAQQSSQQSLKILQTIPADAIVWAQVLNTQANLQLRTGKAETALTSWQQAQKYYEQAGDQIGSLGTQINQAQALQSLGFYRRSQQQLEALTQKLAAMPDSEIKVSGLRSLGLALHAIGDQKSQIVLEQSLATAQKTGAKTELSSILSSLGKVASDFRDPESALNYFEDAQAAATNPNEALQANLARFKLLVDYDKLEYAIPVAPQLYQQLSELPPSHSSLYAAINFVATLNRLENSDQVLPRQDAAKLMAETVKSAQKLEDAPAQAYALYQWGQLYSRTKQWSEAQTLAQKSLHIARQIAADDIIAQSAWQVGQLYQQQGDRPAAIAAYTEAVKSLKALRGDMAAVNPDVQFSFRESVEPVYRELVGLLLDAQPTQKELTQARELIESLQIAELDNFFREACLDKAQQIDQVDPTATVVYPIILPDRLAVILSQAGQPLRYYATRKSQAEIEQTIDNFLVALNPVSNSQDRERLSQQIYDWLIRPAQQEQALKNTKTLVFVLDGKLRNIPIAALSDGQQYLIEKYAVALSPGLQLMAAQSLQQSHIDAIVGGISQSRHGFSALPAVESEVKRISKTVASATLLNQKFTNQALADRVKSSGANVVHLATHGQFSSRLEDTFLLTWDGRVSVQELSELLKNRSGNSSKAIELLVLSACDTATGDDRAVLGLAGLAIKSGARSTIATLWPVKDKAAEMLMTRFYDYLNNSQLTKAEALRQAQINLIRQTDFREPFFWSAFVLVGNWS, from the coding sequence ATGCCAGCAGCCACAAATTATGCTTCTACTTACAACGCAAAAGCAATTACATCTGAGAATGGTAATTGGTTAGAACAGGGAAGAAACCTCTACCGTTCAGGACGGTTTACAGAAGCAGCAACAGCATGGCAAGCATCTGTGCAGCATTATCATAGTCAAGGCGATCGCCTCAACGAAGCTTTGAGTCTCAGTTACCTTTCATTAGTCCAACAAGAACTCAACCAATGGGAAGCAGCTCAACAGTCGAGTCAGCAAAGCCTGAAAATTTTGCAGACGATTCCTGCTGATGCCATCGTTTGGGCGCAAGTCCTCAATACTCAAGCCAATTTACAATTACGCACAGGCAAAGCAGAAACAGCCTTAACCAGTTGGCAACAAGCACAAAAATATTATGAACAAGCTGGCGATCAAATAGGCAGTTTAGGTACTCAAATCAACCAGGCACAAGCTTTACAAAGTTTGGGATTTTATCGCCGATCGCAACAACAACTAGAGGCTTTAACCCAAAAGCTAGCAGCCATGCCAGATTCAGAAATTAAAGTCAGTGGATTGCGATCACTGGGTTTAGCTCTACACGCCATTGGTGATCAAAAAAGCCAAATTGTTTTAGAGCAAAGTTTAGCCACAGCTCAAAAAACTGGGGCTAAAACCGAACTAAGTTCCATCCTCTCCAGTTTAGGTAAAGTCGCTTCCGATTTCCGAGACCCAGAATCCGCACTCAATTACTTTGAAGATGCACAAGCTGCCGCTACCAACCCGAATGAAGCTCTGCAAGCGAATTTAGCTCGATTCAAATTGTTGGTAGATTACGACAAACTAGAGTATGCCATCCCTGTGGCTCCGCAACTATACCAACAGTTGTCAGAATTACCGCCTAGTCATAGTTCCTTGTATGCAGCAATCAATTTTGTTGCCACTTTAAATCGACTAGAAAACTCTGACCAAGTTTTACCTCGTCAAGATGCCGCTAAACTCATGGCTGAGACAGTAAAATCTGCCCAAAAACTAGAGGATGCTCCCGCACAAGCTTACGCCTTGTATCAGTGGGGACAACTCTACAGTCGCACCAAGCAGTGGTCAGAGGCACAGACCCTAGCTCAAAAATCCCTGCACATTGCCAGACAAATCGCCGCCGACGATATCATTGCTCAATCAGCATGGCAGGTAGGACAGTTGTATCAGCAACAAGGCGATCGCCCAGCTGCAATTGCCGCCTATACTGAAGCAGTCAAGTCATTGAAAGCACTGCGTGGTGATATGGCGGCTGTAAATCCCGATGTGCAGTTTTCTTTCCGTGAAAGTGTCGAACCAGTCTATCGAGAATTAGTAGGTTTACTACTAGATGCACAACCCACCCAAAAAGAATTAACACAAGCGAGAGAATTAATTGAGTCACTGCAAATCGCCGAACTAGATAACTTTTTCCGAGAAGCTTGTTTAGATAAAGCCCAGCAAATTGACCAAGTTGACCCCACCGCCACGGTAGTTTATCCCATTATTCTGCCGGATCGCCTAGCGGTGATTCTCTCCCAAGCAGGACAACCCTTACGTTACTATGCAACTCGCAAATCTCAAGCTGAAATCGAGCAAACAATCGACAATTTCTTAGTTGCCCTCAACCCAGTTTCTAACTCCCAAGACAGAGAGCGTTTATCCCAACAAATATATGATTGGTTGATTCGCCCTGCACAACAAGAACAGGCTCTGAAAAATACCAAAACATTGGTGTTTGTTTTGGATGGTAAGTTGCGGAACATCCCCATCGCTGCACTATCTGACGGTCAACAATATCTGATCGAAAAATATGCTGTAGCCTTATCTCCAGGATTGCAACTCATGGCTGCCCAATCCCTCCAGCAATCTCATATTGATGCCATTGTTGGTGGTATTAGTCAATCACGTCATGGTTTTAGTGCTTTACCTGCGGTGGAATCGGAAGTCAAACGCATTTCCAAAACAGTCGCCTCAGCAACTTTACTGAATCAAAAATTTACCAATCAAGCCCTTGCTGATCGTGTCAAATCTAGTGGAGCTAATGTTGTTCACTTAGCTACCCACGGACAGTTTAGCTCTCGTTTGGAAGATACCTTCTTACTAACTTGGGATGGAAGAGTCAGTGTACAAGAATTATCCGAACTCCTGAAAAATCGTAGTGGTAATTCATCAAAAGCGATCGAATTATTAGTATTAAGTGCCTGTGATACGGCAACTGGAGATGATCGCGCCGTTTTAGGACTAGCAGGTTTAGCCATCAAATCCGGTGCGCGCTCAACCATTGCTACTCTTTGGCCAGTCAAAGACAAAGCCGCAGAAATGCTGATGACGCGCTTTTATGACTATCTGAATAATTCCCAACTGACAAAAGCCGAAGCCTTACGACAAGCCCAAATCAATTTGATTCGACAAACTGACTTCCGTGAGCCTTTCTTTTGGTCAGCATTTGTACTAGTTGGCAACTGGAGTTAA
- a CDS encoding DUF423 domain-containing protein, whose product MTQIFVCIAAIFGGLSVAAGAFASHALREKVSERSLEIFDVGARYQMYHALALLLVAVLISRTSSPPATLIASGWLLIIGTVIFSGSLYALSLTGIKILGAITPFGGVAFILAWGALAIAAWKLRFI is encoded by the coding sequence TTGACGCAGATTTTTGTGTGCATAGCTGCCATTTTTGGTGGTTTGTCGGTGGCGGCTGGTGCTTTCGCTTCCCATGCGCTGAGAGAAAAAGTTAGTGAGCGATCGCTAGAAATTTTCGATGTGGGTGCGCGTTATCAAATGTATCATGCTCTGGCTTTGTTGCTAGTAGCTGTGTTAATCAGTCGGACATCATCACCACCAGCTACTTTGATAGCTAGCGGCTGGCTTTTGATTATTGGTACAGTTATTTTTTCTGGTAGCTTGTATGCTCTGAGCCTGACTGGAATTAAAATCCTCGGTGCAATTACACCCTTTGGTGGAGTCGCCTTTATTTTAGCCTGGGGTGCTTTGGCGATCGCCGCCTGGAAGTTACGTTTTATCTAG
- a CDS encoding VCBS repeat-containing protein gives MPSEQDSAFDISLAKSQSLLTSSQTQSDFNIALPSSYASSSSIESDLGSIISPTNSANPNPNPYLTSAAITPDFNGDGKADRVWVNTQTGEILVRLMDGATTVQEASLGQYDLTTWSYEIADFNNDNKTDFLLRNNATGENAIALMDGTRVSNFVYLEKVDAGWTASIGDFNGDRKTDIYWHNATSGQNAIWTMDGTTVTSANVLDTTAVGLTPTIVDFDGNGKSDIFWRNPTTGENSVWFMDGSQATKYDLQAQDSSWGYTLGDFNGDLRTDILWRNTATGENKIWTMNGIFVTEGTVKTLDSSWTANIGDFNGDGKTDIFWHNQTTGENTAWLMDGTSVSSEAFLPSNSAAVSPYLGDYNGDGKTDLYWRDQTTGTDTIWIMDGTRATETPVANPLTPEWYTG, from the coding sequence ATGCCGAGCGAACAAGATAGCGCATTTGATATATCTTTGGCAAAGTCACAAAGCCTTCTGACTTCTTCTCAAACTCAATCGGATTTTAATATTGCATTACCCAGCAGTTATGCTAGTTCTTCTTCTATAGAGTCAGATTTAGGAAGCATCATATCCCCCACTAACAGTGCTAACCCAAATCCCAATCCTTATTTAACTAGTGCTGCAATTACTCCTGACTTTAACGGTGATGGTAAAGCCGATAGAGTTTGGGTAAATACTCAAACAGGTGAGATTCTAGTCCGTCTCATGGATGGTGCGACAACCGTACAAGAAGCTTCTCTAGGTCAATATGATTTGACCACCTGGAGTTATGAGATTGCTGATTTCAACAACGATAACAAAACAGACTTCTTGTTGCGTAATAACGCCACAGGTGAAAATGCGATCGCACTCATGGATGGAACAAGAGTCTCTAACTTCGTCTATTTAGAAAAAGTTGATGCAGGTTGGACAGCTAGCATTGGCGACTTCAACGGCGATCGCAAAACAGATATCTACTGGCATAATGCCACCAGTGGCCAGAACGCTATCTGGACAATGGATGGTACAACAGTTACCAGTGCCAATGTTCTAGACACAACAGCTGTAGGTTTAACTCCCACTATCGTTGACTTTGACGGTAACGGTAAGAGTGATATTTTCTGGCGTAACCCCACAACCGGCGAAAATAGCGTCTGGTTCATGGATGGTTCTCAAGCCACCAAATATGATCTCCAAGCTCAAGATTCATCTTGGGGTTACACCCTGGGAGACTTCAACGGTGACCTCAGAACTGATATCCTCTGGCGCAACACCGCCACCGGCGAGAACAAGATTTGGACAATGAACGGTATCTTCGTCACCGAAGGTACTGTTAAGACCCTTGACTCATCCTGGACAGCCAACATTGGCGACTTCAACGGTGATGGTAAGACAGACATCTTCTGGCACAATCAAACCACAGGCGAAAACACAGCTTGGTTAATGGATGGTACCAGCGTTAGCAGTGAAGCCTTCCTCCCCAGCAATAGTGCAGCCGTGTCTCCATACCTTGGTGATTACAACGGTGATGGTAAGACAGACCTCTACTGGCGTGATCAAACAACCGGTACAGACACAATTTGGATTATGGACGGTACTAGAGCCACTGAAACCCCCGTCGCTAATCCCTTGACTCCAGAATGGTATACCGGCTGA
- a CDS encoding aminopeptidase P N-terminal domain-containing protein → MQLEYRQRREQLMSKIGNGTAIFRSAPMAVMHNDVEYNYRQDSDFFYLTGFNEPEAVAVLAPHHQEHRFVLFVQPKEREKEVWTGYRCGVEAAKELYGADEAHPITELDEKLPQYLEKADRIYYHLGRDRHFNDKVLNHYQNLLRTYPRRGTGPTAIEDTSTILHSMRLIKSEAELEMMRQAAAIAIEAHNQAMAIAKPGRYEYEIQAEIERIFRLRGGMGPAYPSIVASGVNACVLHYIENNRQMQENDLLLIDAGCAYGYYNSDITRTFPVGGKFTPEQKALYEIVLAAQKQAIAQVQPGNTFSSVHDAAVRVLTEGLVELGILKGEVDKLIEEEKYKPYYMHRTSHWLGLDVHDVGVYQHGEGKPQILQPGQVLTVEPGIYIVPDTKLAEDQPETDPRWIGIGIRIEDDVLVTPTGHEVLTDGVPKAVEDVERIK, encoded by the coding sequence ATGCAATTAGAATATCGGCAGCGTCGTGAACAGTTAATGAGCAAAATTGGTAATGGTACAGCTATTTTCCGTAGTGCGCCAATGGCAGTTATGCACAACGATGTCGAATACAATTACCGTCAAGATAGTGATTTTTTTTACTTAACTGGCTTTAATGAACCAGAGGCAGTGGCGGTGTTAGCACCTCATCATCAAGAACATCGCTTTGTGTTGTTTGTGCAACCCAAGGAGAGAGAAAAAGAGGTTTGGACTGGTTATCGTTGTGGTGTGGAAGCGGCTAAAGAACTGTATGGTGCAGATGAAGCTCACCCCATCACCGAACTAGATGAGAAATTACCCCAATATTTAGAAAAAGCCGATCGCATTTATTATCATTTGGGACGCGATCGCCACTTTAACGATAAAGTTCTCAATCATTACCAAAATTTGCTGCGGACTTATCCGCGACGGGGAACAGGGCCAACTGCTATCGAAGATACTAGTACAATTCTGCATAGCATGAGATTAATCAAAAGCGAAGCAGAATTAGAAATGATGCGTCAAGCAGCAGCCATCGCCATTGAAGCACATAATCAAGCAATGGCGATCGCTAAACCTGGGCGTTATGAATATGAAATTCAAGCAGAAATAGAACGCATATTTCGCCTGCGGGGTGGGATGGGGCCTGCTTATCCTTCGATTGTGGCTTCTGGTGTTAATGCCTGTGTCTTACATTACATTGAAAATAATCGACAGATGCAGGAAAATGACCTGTTACTAATTGATGCTGGTTGTGCTTATGGTTATTACAACTCTGATATCACCAGAACATTTCCGGTAGGTGGTAAATTTACACCAGAGCAGAAGGCATTATATGAGATCGTTTTAGCAGCCCAAAAACAAGCGATCGCCCAAGTCCAACCAGGTAATACTTTTAGCTCAGTTCATGATGCTGCTGTCCGTGTTTTAACGGAAGGTCTGGTAGAATTGGGTATTCTCAAGGGTGAAGTGGATAAACTCATTGAGGAAGAGAAATACAAACCATACTATATGCACCGTACCAGCCACTGGCTAGGCTTAGATGTGCATGATGTCGGTGTTTACCAACATGGCGAAGGCAAACCGCAGATTTTGCAACCTGGGCAAGTTTTGACAGTAGAACCAGGGATTTATATAGTACCAGACACCAAACTCGCCGAAGACCAACCAGAAACAGATCCCCGATGGATAGGTATTGGAATTCGCATTGAAGATGATGTGTTAGTTACACCCACAGGACATGAAGTGCTAACAGATGGTGTTCCTAAAGCAGTAGAGGACGTGGAAAGGATTAAATAA
- a CDS encoding tetratricopeptide repeat protein, giving the protein MKSQNQLILSLVVKSVLVFSPLLLSAEISNGQSTPSIYSQHSLTQNQTLAQVPTQKRVLESELSRTTILLNICLVILSLFPVAIIALFWLLRRVAIREIVDRAMSHLEGVEKLEGQLTLVKQDAENLIQEAKGITRALEREAENLQQKIKTEQDNLSFVTSEILQAKIDNLAKIAAEVATFQEKIEHLLSESVSQLTQLELEVQDKKDISIANIEKNESEFVNHLTELQKNTTSQQNLIFNDLEISKLEFNTQLGNLYTDTQVQQNNIITILNNLQSEFGVQLAALQADVQQHKDIKLENLQAIVSEFQTQVLGLTTDTQRQKDSLWENLNNIQAEFTQQLANSQSEVNSQKEQVLQNIQELENLLKAQISASQSQIQQELRKLQSEFASKLAELQTDAQNRQGQILEDLEKSGSEFVSQFSELQFNAQQQKLLILEKLEKLETEFVSQLSELQLDAQQRKNIILQELAEAKPAVINIQEPSPEPQPPRENNQPKLTFDDYIVQGDNLFAQKQYEEAIAAYEQAVKLKPDDAIIWFKCGLTFARLRRYKQAIASYNRAIKIQPDYHQAWCDRGVAFGYLQRHQEAFKSFDQATQIKPEDATAWLNRGLALIELEQYEDAIKSFDEALKSQPESPKIWDKRGYTLVRLGKDEEAINSFDKSLAIKPDYASAFYNKAACYALQRQANLAIENLQQAINLNPRYQEDAANDIDFDDIADNEEFQKLIRGIGNGESGIGNGESETR; this is encoded by the coding sequence ATGAAGAGCCAGAACCAATTGATATTATCCTTAGTTGTGAAAAGCGTCCTAGTCTTTTCTCCCTTGCTGTTGTCTGCTGAGATCAGCAACGGACAATCTACACCATCCATCTATTCTCAGCATAGTCTCACCCAAAATCAAACACTAGCCCAAGTCCCAACGCAAAAGCGGGTGTTAGAGTCTGAACTAAGTCGGACAACTATCTTGCTGAATATTTGTTTAGTAATTTTGAGCTTATTTCCAGTAGCAATAATTGCTTTATTTTGGCTACTGCGACGGGTGGCTATCCGTGAAATTGTGGATAGAGCTATGTCGCATTTAGAAGGTGTGGAAAAACTAGAAGGACAATTAACTTTAGTCAAGCAAGATGCAGAAAATCTCATCCAAGAAGCTAAAGGAATTACCCGCGCTTTAGAAAGGGAAGCCGAAAACCTACAGCAAAAAATTAAAACCGAGCAAGATAATTTATCTTTTGTAACATCAGAAATATTGCAAGCTAAGATTGATAACCTAGCTAAAATTGCCGCCGAAGTCGCAACTTTTCAAGAAAAAATTGAGCATTTGTTATCTGAGTCTGTAAGTCAATTAACTCAATTAGAGTTGGAAGTCCAAGACAAGAAAGATATAAGCATAGCAAATATAGAAAAAAATGAGTCAGAGTTTGTCAATCATCTGACTGAGTTACAAAAAAATACAACTAGCCAGCAAAACCTAATTTTCAACGATTTAGAAATATCCAAGTTAGAGTTTAATACTCAGTTAGGGAATTTATATACCGATACGCAGGTACAGCAAAATAATATCATTACGATTTTAAATAATTTACAGTCAGAATTTGGTGTGCAATTAGCTGCATTACAAGCAGATGTACAGCAACACAAAGATATCAAACTAGAAAATCTCCAAGCAATAGTTAGTGAATTTCAAACTCAAGTATTAGGATTAACAACAGATACCCAAAGACAAAAAGATAGTTTGTGGGAGAATTTAAATAATATACAAGCAGAGTTTACACAGCAGTTAGCTAATTCTCAGTCAGAAGTTAACAGCCAAAAAGAGCAAGTTTTACAAAATATTCAAGAGTTAGAAAACCTATTAAAAGCACAGATATCAGCATCACAATCACAAATTCAGCAGGAATTAAGAAAACTACAATCAGAGTTTGCATCTAAGTTGGCTGAACTGCAAACAGATGCTCAAAACCGCCAAGGACAAATTCTCGAAGATTTAGAAAAATCAGGTTCAGAGTTTGTTTCACAGTTTTCTGAGTTGCAATTTAATGCCCAACAACAGAAATTATTAATTTTAGAAAAACTAGAAAAACTAGAAACAGAATTTGTATCACAATTATCTGAATTACAATTAGATGCTCAACAGCGTAAGAATATAATTTTACAAGAATTAGCGGAAGCTAAACCCGCAGTCATTAACATACAAGAACCATCACCAGAACCTCAACCGCCACGGGAAAATAATCAACCAAAATTGACATTTGATGATTATATAGTGCAGGGAGATAACTTATTTGCACAAAAACAATATGAAGAGGCGATCGCAGCTTACGAGCAAGCGGTAAAACTCAAACCCGATGATGCTATAATCTGGTTTAAATGTGGGCTGACCTTCGCTAGATTACGACGTTATAAACAAGCGATCGCTTCCTACAACCGCGCCATTAAAATTCAACCAGATTACCATCAAGCATGGTGCGATCGCGGTGTGGCTTTCGGTTATTTACAGCGACATCAAGAAGCCTTTAAATCTTTTGATCAAGCTACGCAAATTAAACCAGAAGATGCTACAGCTTGGCTAAATCGTGGTTTAGCATTAATTGAGTTAGAACAATATGAAGACGCAATCAAATCTTTTGACGAAGCTTTAAAATCTCAACCTGAATCTCCCAAAATTTGGGATAAACGCGGTTACACTCTTGTCAGATTAGGCAAAGATGAAGAAGCAATCAATTCTTTTGATAAGTCACTAGCAATTAAACCAGATTATGCCAGTGCTTTCTATAATAAAGCCGCCTGTTATGCACTACAAAGACAAGCCAATTTAGCGATAGAAAATCTGCAACAAGCAATTAATCTCAATCCCAGATATCAAGAAGACGCTGCCAATGATATCGATTTTGACGATATCGCTGATAATGAAGAATTTCAAAAACTGATTAGAGGAATCGGGAATGGGGAATCGGGAATCGGGAATGGGGAATCGGAGACAAGGTAG
- a CDS encoding alpha/beta fold hydrolase, whose translation MSLFCLVHGAFQGSWCWDLLIPHLEAQGHKTVAMDLPIENASATLSQFADTVIQALPKTDDDIVLVGHSMAGTIVPLVAEAVQVRQLVFVATLIPSPGVSTLDQFAHNFDAETLKSLNYQPKDPSQLEKFHSEPNMYEPASLGRDFTDEAVLMDLFLHDCQPDVAQWAISKSRSQQSMAYIYETNPLKALPSVERKYIVCTKDRIISPVWSRYAARQRLGVDAIELDSGHCPHLSCPELLASILTGEGK comes from the coding sequence ATGAGTCTTTTTTGTTTAGTTCACGGTGCATTCCAAGGTAGTTGGTGTTGGGATTTACTCATTCCCCACTTAGAAGCACAGGGTCACAAAACAGTAGCAATGGATTTACCAATTGAAAATGCCTCTGCTACTTTGTCGCAATTTGCAGATACAGTAATTCAAGCACTGCCAAAAACTGATGATGATATTGTCCTAGTTGGTCACTCAATGGCTGGGACTATAGTTCCTTTGGTTGCAGAAGCGGTGCAAGTGCGTCAACTAGTGTTTGTGGCTACGCTGATTCCGTCTCCTGGCGTTAGTACACTCGACCAATTTGCTCATAATTTTGATGCTGAGACGCTCAAATCCTTAAATTACCAGCCAAAAGACCCTAGTCAACTGGAAAAATTTCATTCTGAACCGAATATGTATGAGCCAGCTTCGCTAGGAAGAGATTTTACTGACGAAGCCGTATTAATGGATTTGTTCTTGCATGATTGTCAACCGGATGTAGCACAGTGGGCAATCTCTAAAAGTCGTTCGCAACAATCTATGGCTTATATTTATGAAACGAATCCTCTCAAAGCATTGCCTTCAGTTGAGCGTAAATATATTGTCTGTACCAAAGATAGAATAATATCTCCGGTATGGTCACGCTACGCTGCACGCCAGCGTTTAGGGGTTGATGCTATTGAGCTAGATTCTGGACATTGCCCACATTTATCTTGTCCTGAGCTTTTGGCCTCAATATTAACTGGAGAAGGGAAATAG